TATGTTGGCAAAATCCCTTATTGAACGCTTTGGTGACACCCCAATAATTCTGACAAGCCTTGTCCGTGCAGGTGTTCCTTTAGGTGTAATGTTGCAACAAACCTTGCGTAAAATGGGAAAAACCTCTTATCACTATGGAATAAGCATTATTCGAGATAGAGGCATTGATAGCGAAGCACTTTCATGGATTGAACAACATCATGGTACAGAAGGTGTTGTTTTTGTTGATGGTTGGACGGGAAAAGGCGCGATTACAGGGGAGTTAATTCGCTCATTAGCAGGACGCGAAGGTTATCCTTCACAACCACGTCTTGTTGTCCTTGCTGATCCTTGTGGTTGTGCATGGCTAAGTGCTAGTGATGAAGATTGGCTTATCCCTTTTGGGATCATGGGGGCGCCCGTTTCAGGGTTAATTTCACGTTCAATTTGGACGGAAAAAGGCTTCCATGGTTTTGTCGATTGCCAACATTTAAAGCACTATGAATGCAGTCGTTACCTTGTTGATACAGTAGGAAAAGTCGTTGACTCCTTGCTTGATAACGACATTCCACATGCCACATTTAAAGAACAACAATCAGACTTAAAAAAGCTGAGCGAAAACGTCGTTAGTTCACTTGCAAAAAAATATGATATTTCAAATATCAATCGTATAAAACCCGGTATTGCCGAAGCCACACGTGCTGTTTTACGCCGTGTACCCGAGCATGTTCTTGTGAGAGAAATAACCGATCCTGATGTGGCGTTACTGGTTTATCTTGCACAAGAAAAAAATATTGCTGTTATTGAAGCAGGGCAAGCGCTTGGTCAATATCGTGCAGTGACTATCATTAAAAAGGTGAAATAATGATTGAACGATTATCCCCGTGGAATTTAGGTGCAACACTTTATATGCCTGCAACTCGAACCGATATTGCAACAACGATTATCGATCAAAAAATTGAAGGGCTACGCTCTTTAATTATCTGTTTAGAAGATGCGGTTAGTGATGCTGATATTCCCGTCGCATTAGAAAATTTGGCTACATTATTAAATACATTAGCAAAGCATAAAAAGAACCACGATTGTAGCCATTGGCCACTGCTATTTATTCGTCCTCGCCATCCAGAAATGGGTCAATGGATCACCGAACATCTTGATGTCAGTGCTATTGACGGTCTTGTGTTACCTAAATTTACACAAGCTTCTCTGCCTGTTTGGTGGGATATTATTGAAAATACACATTTATGTATGATGCCAACACTTGAAACAGAAGAAGTGTTTGATGTTATTCAAATGACAGCACTTGCAAACCACCTCCTGTCTCACCCTTGCCATAACAGAATTATCGCGTTACGTATTGGTGGTAATGACTTAATGAATGTGATTTCACTAAGACGTAATCGCCAGTTAACACTTTATGATGGTCCAATGGGTTACGTCATAAAAATGCTGGTTGCCGTATTTGGTGCTCGTCAATTTGCACTCACTGCCCCTGTTTGCGAGCATATCGATGATCACCATATTATGGATAAAGAGCTTGCACTTGATATCGCCAATGGTCTTGTGGGTAAAACAGCAATACATCCAAAACAAATTCACAAGATTGAACAAGCTCTTATGGTATCTCAATCCGATCACTCAGATGCCCTGCGTATTTTAAATTCAACTCAAGCGGTATTTAAATCACAAGGTGCGATGTGCGAGCCAGCAACGCATCGCCGATGGGCATTAAGTATTTTAACGAGAGCTAAAATTTATGGCATTATTCCTAACCAACAAAATAATGCTCAACGTTTTAATGCAACATAAAATACTCTATAGCAGGTGATGAGCTCAATAAGATAAAATAATGCCCTATCTTGATTTTGATTTATAAGTTTCTAGTTAAAATATGTTATCTTTGACTAGAACTTATAAAAAACAAAACCAATTTTTTATTTAAAAAAGTAATTTTTTTATTTCAATTATTATTTGATACTACATTTAATAGGACGCTTATTTTATTTATACTTGTATTACTTTTGATACTTGTAAATAAAAAGTAAGAACAAGAATAATAAAAGTTAAAGCTAAATATTTTAACACACGAATGACAGAATAAGTGGTAACTAAGCATGCAATTAAGCACTCGTCAGGTCAGAGTCTTTACACTGGCAACCCTTTTAAGCTCGGGAAAAAAGGTTCCAACCATTAAGATTATTTCTGCTCTTGAATGCTCAGAGCCAACGTTAACTCGCGTTTTAAAAGAGATAAGAGATTCTTATGGCGCTGAAATAAAGTACAGTAAAGCATCCCGTGCTTATCAAATGACCGAACGTGGTCAGCTTGATAATAAAGCATTGCGCCGTATGCGTGAGGCATTATCAGCCAGTGAAGATCTCCGCCATAATGGAATGGCAAGCCGAGTTTACCTCGATAAAGATAAGAAAAAATCGGTTTCACTTTCATTAAAAATGTCTGCATTACGCAAAATTGATAGATTATCTTATCTGAATAATTCTACACGCAGTGAGGCTGTTGAATTATTGGTTGATCATTATGTCGAAAATTTAATTCAATCAACACTAGCTGAGAAAGAAAAAAATAAAAAACAAGATTAAGAGAGTTAATCATATATAATAAAAAACAACTTGATACTACTGTATCAAGTTGTTTTTATAATAAAGAAAAATAAATATAAAAATCATTCAACATAATATAATTTATATATTTATTGAATTAAATACTTATTTGACCATATATTTCTCCTACCATTAATTAAAAATGTAATTAATTGAATTTATTTATATTTTTATTTGGTTTTAGATTTATAAAAATAGAGTATTTATACTTAATCCTTATCTACCACTCTTTTTGCACTATTCCGTTCAGAATTAGTCGATAAAAAAACACGCTTAATAAGAAATGTTGGATAATCACTCAAAATAAGAGTAACTACGACTTAATTCCTCTTTTATTTTACTTTTTATGCGATCTTCGTTCAGATTAATAATATCGGACAATCATCACTGCGTTTTTTTCCTAATTTAATTAAACTAAGCATAATCTCAATTGAACACGTTCATCAGTCAGTTAGTATATTAATCGCTTATTCCTATCTCACTAACAGGATAAATGCATGAGAAGATTGCCAGTTTACCTTTTACTTGATACATCGGGTTCTATGTATGGAGAACCTATTGAAGCAGTAAAAAATGGTGTTGAAATGCTCTTATCAACATTACGTCAAGATCCTTACGCATTAGAAACCGCCTATATTTCTATCATTACCTTTAACTCAACAGCACAACAAATTGTTCCACTCACGGATTTAATCAATTTTAGCGTACCCGATTTCGTGGCAAGTGGAACAACTGCATTAGGTGAAGCGCTGACATTAGTTTCTGATCGTATTGAAAACGAAGTACGAAAAACAACAGCCGAAACCAAAGGTGATTGGCGTCCGCTAGTTTTTGTAATGACTGATGGCACACCAACTGATGATTGGAAGAAAGGCGTTGAGAAATTTAGAGCAGCACGCACAGGTGTTGTTATTGCGTGTGCAGCAGGACAATCCGCACAAACGGATATACTAAAAAATATCACTGAAATTGTATTACGACTGGATACAACAGATTCTAATACGATAAAGTCATTTTTTAAATGGGTTTCAGCCAGTGTTTCTGTTGGTAGTCAAAAAGTCGATTTAACCAAGAAAGATATTAGTGATCTCGATGAATTACCTCCACCACCTCCTGAGGTTAACGTTGTACTTTAAATAAAAAAGGAATGAATATGTCAGTAAGTTTAAAAAAAGGACAAGGTGTTAGTTTAAAGAAAAATGAATATGATCTTTCCTCTGTCACTATCGGTTTAGGTTGGGATATCAACGAAGAGAAACGAGGTTTTTTGGGCGGGCTTTTTGGTAAAAAAAGTGAAGAATATGATTTAGACGTTATCGCTTTCTTATGTGGTGAAAACGGTAAAGTCAACGATCTGGGTAACATTGAAGGGGGGCAACCTTCTCTTGTTAATGGTGACATCATTTTCTTTAATAGCCTAAAACATAAATCTGGGCAAATTTGGTTAACAGGAGATAATCGTACAGGTGCAGGAGATGGAGATGATGAGCAGATCATCGTAAAATTAAATACCCTCGACCCTAAATTTACCAAAATTGTCTTTATTGTTCAGATTTACAATGGTCGAGAGCTACAACAACACTTCGGTAA
This genomic stretch from Proteus vulgaris harbors:
- a CDS encoding Citrate lyase beta subunit yields the protein MMDHKPFSGSYVSGDVDFLLQPVNIEMTPVELKEELIQSGKRHYSDMLSQEPEPTTWHLDLFEKALEAGATRLATEVIMLAKSLIERFGDTPIILTSLVRAGVPLGVMLQQTLRKMGKTSYHYGISIIRDRGIDSEALSWIEQHHGTEGVVFVDGWTGKGAITGELIRSLAGREGYPSQPRLVVLADPCGCAWLSASDEDWLIPFGIMGAPVSGLISRSIWTEKGFHGFVDCQHLKHYECSRYLVDTVGKVVDSLLDNDIPHATFKEQQSDLKKLSENVVSSLAKKYDISNINRIKPGIAEATRAVLRRVPEHVLVREITDPDVALLVYLAQEKNIAVIEAGQALGQYRAVTIIKKVK
- a CDS encoding ATP/GTP-binding protein — translated: MIERLSPWNLGATLYMPATRTDIATTIIDQKIEGLRSLIICLEDAVSDADIPVALENLATLLNTLAKHKKNHDCSHWPLLFIRPRHPEMGQWITEHLDVSAIDGLVLPKFTQASLPVWWDIIENTHLCMMPTLETEEVFDVIQMTALANHLLSHPCHNRIIALRIGGNDLMNVISLRRNRQLTLYDGPMGYVIKMLVAVFGARQFALTAPVCEHIDDHHIMDKELALDIANGLVGKTAIHPKQIHKIEQALMVSQSDHSDALRILNSTQAVFKSQGAMCEPATHRRWALSILTRAKIYGIIPNQQNNAQRFNAT
- the terW gene encoding tellurium resistance protein, with protein sequence MQLSTRQVRVFTLATLLSSGKKVPTIKIISALECSEPTLTRVLKEIRDSYGAEIKYSKASRAYQMTERGQLDNKALRRMREALSASEDLRHNGMASRVYLDKDKKKSVSLSLKMSALRKIDRLSYLNNSTRSEAVELLVDHYVENLIQSTLAEKEKNKKQD
- the terD_2 gene encoding tellurite resistance protein — protein: MSVSLKKGQGVSLKKNEYDLSSVTIGLGWDINEEKRGFLGGLFGKKSEEYDLDVIAFLCGENGKVNDLGNIEGGQPSLVNGDIIFFNSLKHKSGQIWLTGDNRTGAGDGDDEQIIVKLNTLDPKFTKIVFIVQIYNGRELQQHFGKVQNAFIRAVDAKNIEMARFDLSGGEAFNNQRSMLFAELVREENGWKLNAIGEPSSSDSFISYLKDFT